tttacatctaactaagatgtttgggtgccgtatttctcaagtgaaaaaatttGCATGAAAACGATTAGTCTGTCATTGAATGAAAACatacacttcattgaagaatccctactgttgaccaatcaccgacaaaCAGGCTACCAAAACCCTTGATGAAGACCCAAACTtcacaaaaacgtcacaaaatgttgtcacaATATATGAACGAACTGTTTCGCATGGGAATTATACGGACGCCTTTAGTGGTGCTAAAAATGTCTTAGGGTTGCCTAATGTCGTTATCTTTGAAATCATTTAGAAGTAGCGACGAAGGCCATGGTTCACTTCTGTATCGTtagccccaaatggcacccaaatgCTATTTAGTGCACTCCTTTCGATCAttgcccatagtgctctggtcaaaagtagtgcaccatatagggaatagggtgccatttgggatgcaaaaggAAAGACAGATTGCATCATCTCCCTGCCTTAAAAATGTCTCAAATTTCACTGTCAGAGAGAGTGTTTCTGAGAAACAGGAATTCCTGTGTGAAAGGAGAAGCAGGGAAAAAGAGAAAGCAGCTGAGAGACAAGGgaaacccccccctctctctctccccctctccttggATGACTGTCATATAAATTCAGTATAAATTCAAGCCAAGCTCTATTCCATTCACAACTTCCATCACTTCTCTCCTCCATTCACAACTTCCATCACTTCTCTCCTCCATTTAAAACTTCTATCACTTGACTGAGCTGTCCGTCCAGACTCTTGAAGAAACTGAAGAAGCAGTGTCCATGACCAACACAATGACATCAACGGTCCTCATCAGCTTCCTGGCCTGTCTGATCCTGGTCAATGTTGAAGGTAACAtctctgaaatgtcttgaattaTTATCTTTATTAGAAATCTGCAGCATATGAGGCGACTTGCAATGCCAGGGAGGAGTGTGGTCAAATATTAGGTTTGATTTCTGAATGAAGAGTTCAGTACTTAGCTGCAATAATGCCATAACCAAATATGCCATAACCTTTTCTTGTCATCCCCAGGCCAGGTGGGTCATTCTAAATCTCGGTGCCAGTGTCTGAATGGAATGGTGAACCGTGTAAAACCTCTTCTCATTGAGAAGCTTGAAGTGTACGCCCCAAGCCACTCCTGCCAGCACATGGAGATCATGTAAGAaatctgtttgtctgtctatctgtctgtctgtccgcccgtctgtttgaactactgtaTATTAATGTCATTGCATATTGTGCCTAGCTTACTAGATGGACATAATGGTAAATGTTGCTATTTCTTTTTAACCAATTGAGATTATTTACACCTGCTAGTAAGATAATATTATTTATCTCTATCCTCAGTTGCAAAGTTGTGATGGCTAACTTCTAACAATACTCTCCCTCTACTTGTGTGTTCAGTGTCACTCTGAAAAACGGAGAAGGGAAAAAGTGTCTGAATCCAGAGGCTCCAATTGTCAAGAATAACATTGAGAAATGGATGAAAAACCAAAGGTGAGGACTACATATGCAAACTTCATTACACATTAAATACACAGTAACTCAGTACATCAGTATTATATCAGTACATCAGTATATCATTACATCAATACATCAGTATTATATCAGTATAGCAATACATCAGTATTATATCAGTATATCAGTACATCAGTACATCGGTACATCGGTACATCAGTATTATATAAGTACATCAGTATTATATCAGTACATCAGTACATCTGTATATCAGTACATAAGTACATCAGTATATCAGTACATCAGTACAGTACATCAGTACATCAGTATATCAGTACATCAGTACATCAGTACATCAGTATATCAGTACATCAGTACATCAGTACATCAGTATATCAGTACATCAGTACATCAGTACATCAGTACATCAGTACATCAGTATATCAGTACATCAGTACATCAGTATATCTTGAATCTGTGTTTATTAGTAATTGTATTAATAATACATGTATTGATGATATAAGTATAATGATTGTTTTTTCCTTTCAGGAGTGTGCAGTAAATCTGTGAACTAATGACACCAGTTCCATTGAGAACTTGATGGAACAGAGAGCACCATGAGAGGGTGCTATTCCTGAGGAATGACCACAGTTGAGTCAATGCACTGAAGACTGCCTGAATATATGTTTACACTGTTTAATGGTAATTAGagagtcttttttttttttttttttttacaaaattagTATATGTTACACAATATGACTTACTAGTTGAGAGACATTTCTATAATTTCCAATGGAAACTTAAATAGGCTGGCATTTTGTTTTTTTTAGGTCAGTTTCATATTTTCTTGAATTATGAGTTGTTCATTGTTAATTTATGCAATTGAAAATATAAAAAGCatgtaaatatgtaaatatatGTTTTCAGTTTGAAATATCAAgaattaaaatgttttacattttgtaAAGTTATCAAAATGATCAACATCTGTGTAAATACTGTATATTCTGTATGTATTGTTTATGTTTTCTATCAAATTAATAAAGAAGCGTTTGACTTTACTTTTTGTTCTAGTTTTCCTCTGTTCACCTAGACTTTTGATAGCACAGCAAATGTCACTATAATGATGATAGTCAAATGACAGATTTTGTAGAGTGGGATTTCTTCTAGAACACAGCCTAAATgaacacattatgtagagtgggatgtcttctagaacatagcctaaaggaacacattatgtagagtgggatgtcttctagaacatagcctaaaggaacacattatgtagagtgggatgtcttctagaacatagcctaaaggaacacattatgtagagtgggatgtcttctagaacatagcctaaaggaacacattatgtagagtgggatgtATTCTAGAACATAGgctaaaggaacacattatgtagagtgggatgtcttctagaacataggctaaaggaacacattatgtagagtgggatgtcttctagaacataggctaaaggaacacattatgtagagtgggatgtcttctagaacatagcctaaaggaacacattatgtagagtgggatgtcttctagaacatagcctaaaggaacacattatgtagagtgggatgtcttctagaacatagcctaaaggaacacattatgtagaATGGGATGTCTTCTTGAGAATAACTCAAAGGAACCCATTAAACACATCTGGAAATCATGATCAGTCTTAGCAGCTACACATGTATAGAACATTCATAACATCTTCATAAACTCTACATAAATGCTTCATAAATATTTATAAGCAAAGTCATACTGCCTAAAGGGTGACATAGGTCACTACATATTTTCCTACTAGCTCTGAatttgctgataactactttattgagaatttttttttacTTCCTACGACTGTAATATGGGGTTGTCTCACCGAGCTATCTTAAGATTAATGTATTAACTGTAAGTAAATCTGGATAACAGCATAAAtgttaaatgacaaaaatgttaaaATGTCAAACAGAAAGAATAATGTTGAAAGGGTTTGTTCTACTTTACTCATTCTAGTTATACCCAGATTATGTATTTAttgacccttattttaccaggtaagttgacagAGAACATATATTTTACAGGAACTACCTGGGGAAGAGTTagcgggggaggagagggaatgaatgagccaattggaagttggggatgattaggtggccaggATGGTATGAAgaccagattgggaatttagccaggacaccgggggttaacacccctactcttacttccaaccgccgtgtctttgtgagacgcgtgtgggtgaacggatgatctccgcatgtgaagttcccaccgtaaagcatggaggaggtggtgttatggtgtgggggtgctttgctggtgacactgtctgtgatttacttagagttcaaggcacacttaacccgcatggctaccacagcattctgcagcgatacgccatcccatctggtttgggcttagcgggactatcatttgtttttcaacaggacaatgacccaactcaactccaggctgtgtaagggctatttaaccaagaaggagagtgatggagtgctgcatctgatgacctggcctccacaattccccgacctcaacccaattgagatggtttgggatgagttggaccgcagagtgaaggaaaagcagccaacaagtgctcagtatatgtgggaactccttcaacactgttggaaaagcattccaggtaaagctggttgagtgtgcaaagctgtcatcaaggcaaagggtggctatttgaaggatctcaaatataaaatatattttgatttgtttaacactttttgggttactacatgattccatatgtgttatttcatagttttgatgtcttcactattattctacaatgtagaaaatagtaaaaataaagaaaaacacttgaatgagtaggtgtgtgtcacgatcgtcgtaaggattggaccaatgcgcagcgtggaatgcgaacatactttattaattattcaccacacgaacaaaacaacaaaacgatacgtgaagtccttggtaacaaaacacaaaccatacacggaacaagatcccacaaaacactgtggaaaacaggctgcctaagtatggttcccaatcagagacaacaagcaacagctgacactcgttgcctctgattgagaaccacc
The DNA window shown above is from Coregonus clupeaformis isolate EN_2021a chromosome 18, ASM2061545v1, whole genome shotgun sequence and carries:
- the LOC121587304 gene encoding C-X-C motif chemokine 11-1-like; protein product: MTNTMTSTVLISFLACLILVNVEGQVGHSKSRCQCLNGMVNRVKPLLIEKLEVYAPSHSCQHMEIIVTLKNGEGKKCLNPEAPIVKNNIEKWMKNQRSVQ